The following proteins are co-located in the Mycolicibacterium goodii genome:
- a CDS encoding cyclopropane mycolic acid synthase family methyltransferase → MADGTGTAEMRPYFEEVQAHYDLSDDFFGLFQDPSRTYSCAYYERDDMTLEQAQMAKIDLALDQLDLRPGMTLLDIGCGWGALMKRAIEKYDVNVVGLTLSKNQYAFCQQLLDQIDTQRSHSVCLKGWEQFDDPVDRIVSIEAFEAFGKSRYKAFFDTTYRVLPDDGRMVIETIFTHPINYWREHGIPVTLSDMKFTRFIYKEIFPGGQLPSDEDMRDFSTAAGFHTADVTIMNPHYVRTLDTWAQNLAAQRDAAIATTSEEVYDRYMHYLTGCADFFRRGISEVAQFAYGKTG, encoded by the coding sequence ATGGCTGACGGTACCGGAACTGCGGAGATGCGGCCATATTTCGAGGAAGTCCAGGCCCACTACGATCTGTCCGACGACTTCTTCGGGCTGTTCCAGGATCCGTCCCGGACCTACAGCTGTGCGTACTACGAGCGCGACGACATGACGCTCGAACAGGCGCAGATGGCCAAGATCGACCTCGCCCTCGACCAGCTCGACCTGCGGCCGGGCATGACGCTGCTCGACATCGGTTGCGGCTGGGGCGCATTGATGAAACGCGCGATCGAGAAGTACGACGTCAACGTCGTCGGCCTCACGTTGAGCAAGAACCAGTACGCGTTCTGCCAACAGCTGCTGGACCAGATCGACACGCAGCGTTCACATTCGGTGTGCCTGAAAGGTTGGGAGCAGTTCGACGACCCGGTCGACCGCATCGTCAGCATCGAGGCGTTCGAGGCGTTCGGGAAATCCAGGTACAAGGCGTTCTTCGACACCACCTACCGGGTGCTGCCCGACGACGGGCGCATGGTGATCGAGACGATCTTCACCCACCCCATCAACTACTGGCGCGAGCACGGCATCCCGGTGACGCTCAGCGACATGAAGTTCACCCGGTTCATCTACAAGGAGATCTTCCCCGGCGGGCAGCTGCCGTCGGATGAGGACATGCGCGACTTCTCCACTGCCGCAGGGTTTCACACCGCCGACGTGACGATCATGAACCCGCACTATGTGCGCACGCTGGACACCTGGGCGCAGAACCTGGCCGCGCAGCGCGACGCCGCGATCGCCACCACCTCAGAAGAGGTCTACGACCGCTACATGCACTACCTGACCGGCTGCGCGGACTTCTTCCGCCGCGGGATCTCCGAGGTCGCGCAGTTCGCCTACGGCAAGACTGGTTAA